One Streptomyces sp. NBC_01237 genomic region harbors:
- a CDS encoding ATP-binding protein — protein sequence MTFPQGPVIWALAVVALVAVGAVLRARTTNIRLRRHHSELQGERDTLLRQRDELHVSHNGLLHRHASELSEVRKDAEEETKAVLKAAVRTLQGLADEQQVVLEKAQHKYGDDPGILADLMAIDHANSQFGRRAQGIAVLCGGWLGRRETVASVFDVARSAQGRIRQFDRVRINGQVNFSVVSKAVEPVAVVLAELLANATNYSAPGTPVEINIQAVPTGVCLIVDDAGLGMGQEEKDRAAALLSPRAAISVSSLGIPPQFGFAVSGLLAARYGFRISVDSVSPYGGVRAVVLLPDELLTSEVPPAPVAADRYDAAPSDFSRREAPTPPPTPLFPPATALPDHAAHSAAPVTTAGGLPKRRRKSPVSAVPSADAGPARSNEETASRLGAFQRGTRSGRDMTTMEGPEIQ from the coding sequence ATGACCTTTCCGCAGGGCCCCGTCATCTGGGCACTTGCTGTCGTCGCACTGGTCGCTGTGGGTGCCGTGCTGCGGGCTCGCACGACCAACATCAGACTGCGCAGACACCACTCCGAACTCCAAGGAGAACGCGACACGCTGCTGCGGCAGCGCGACGAGCTCCATGTCTCGCACAACGGTCTGCTCCACCGGCACGCCTCGGAGCTCTCCGAGGTCCGCAAGGACGCCGAGGAGGAGACCAAGGCCGTCCTCAAGGCGGCGGTACGCACCCTGCAGGGGCTCGCGGACGAGCAGCAGGTGGTCCTTGAGAAGGCCCAGCACAAGTACGGCGACGATCCCGGGATCCTCGCCGACCTGATGGCCATCGACCACGCCAACAGCCAGTTCGGCCGCCGGGCCCAGGGCATCGCCGTGCTCTGCGGCGGCTGGCTCGGACGCCGCGAGACCGTCGCCTCCGTCTTCGACGTGGCCCGCAGCGCGCAGGGGCGCATCCGGCAGTTCGACCGGGTGCGGATCAACGGGCAGGTGAACTTCTCGGTCGTCAGCAAGGCCGTGGAGCCGGTGGCCGTGGTCCTCGCCGAGCTGCTGGCCAACGCCACCAACTACTCCGCCCCCGGTACCCCGGTGGAGATCAACATCCAGGCCGTGCCGACGGGCGTCTGCCTGATCGTGGACGACGCCGGACTCGGCATGGGCCAGGAGGAGAAGGACCGCGCGGCGGCTCTCCTCTCGCCCCGTGCGGCCATCAGCGTCTCCAGCCTGGGTATCCCGCCGCAGTTCGGATTCGCCGTCTCCGGCCTGCTGGCCGCCCGCTACGGGTTCAGGATCTCGGTGGACTCCGTTTCCCCCTATGGAGGCGTACGCGCGGTGGTTCTTCTGCCCGACGAGCTTCTCACCAGCGAAGTACCCCCGGCCCCCGTGGCCGCCGACCGCTACGACGCGGCCCCCTCGGACTTCTCGCGGCGCGAGGCTCCCACACCGCCGCCCACGCCACTGTTCCCGCCGGCCACGGCCCTGCCGGACCACGCCGCGCACTCCGCGGCTCCGGTCACCACCGCCGGTGGGCTGCCCAAGCGCCGCCGCAAGAGCCCCGTGTCAGCGGTGCCGTCGGCCGACGCCGGGCCGGCACGCAGCAACGAGGAGACCGCTTCGCGTCTGGGTGCGTTCCAGCGCGGAACACGGTCCGGGCGTGACATGACGACGATGGAAGGACCCGAGATCCAGTGA
- a CDS encoding DUF742 domain-containing protein — MTAPGEEQQVSSGFVRSYVITGGRGLPAADDLSLVTLVTLAPDRQPPPSPSPEVRAIWELCSGGYLSVAEVAGHLELPVGVARLLLKDLAEQGHLLRRKAPPPAQLVDRKILEEVLHGLQVRFG; from the coding sequence ATGACCGCGCCGGGCGAGGAGCAGCAGGTCAGCAGCGGGTTCGTCCGCTCCTACGTCATCACCGGCGGGCGTGGTCTGCCCGCCGCGGACGATCTCTCCCTCGTCACCCTGGTCACGCTCGCCCCCGACCGGCAGCCCCCGCCGAGCCCGAGCCCCGAGGTCCGGGCGATCTGGGAGCTGTGTTCCGGCGGCTATCTGTCGGTGGCCGAGGTGGCGGGGCACCTGGAACTGCCCGTCGGAGTGGCGCGCCTGCTGCTGAAGGATTTAGCGGAACAGGGGCATCTCCTCCGCCGCAAAGCCCCGCCGCCGGCCCAACTCGTTGACAGGAAGATCCTCGAAGAGGTGTTGCATGGACTCCAGGTCCGGTTCGGCTGA
- a CDS encoding roadblock/LC7 domain-containing protein, protein MNPDLSWVLNDVLQVPGARHAILVSADGLLLANSSEIGRDDAETVAAAMSSMQSLSRAVAPFIGTRSPGRWRQTLLEYEDGWIFLIAAGTGAYLAATAAADVDMEAMSFRMQQQVTALGKAMTTPPRQNAGSDV, encoded by the coding sequence GTGAACCCCGATCTGTCGTGGGTACTGAACGATGTGCTCCAGGTACCCGGTGCACGCCACGCGATCCTCGTCTCCGCCGACGGCCTGTTGCTGGCCAACTCCAGTGAGATCGGCCGGGACGACGCGGAGACCGTCGCCGCGGCCATGAGCTCCATGCAGTCGCTCAGCCGGGCCGTGGCCCCCTTCATCGGCACCCGTTCCCCCGGCCGGTGGCGGCAGACGCTCCTGGAGTACGAGGACGGCTGGATCTTCCTGATCGCCGCGGGCACCGGCGCCTACCTCGCGGCGACCGCCGCGGCCGATGTGGACATGGAAGCCATGTCCTTCCGCATGCAGCAGCAGGTCACCGCACTGGGGAAGGCGATGACCACTCCTCCCCGCCAGAACGCGGGAAGCGACGTATGA